The following are from one region of the Melaminivora suipulveris genome:
- a CDS encoding alpha/beta fold hydrolase codes for MNNYYTQENHGPFQLIDIGRLDLEEGGVLEHCELAVATHGQLNEAKDNAILVPTWYSGTSKIMEQVYIGPGRALDSTKYFIIVVNQIGSGLSVSPHNTIDAQAGPNFPKVRIGDDVRAQHRLLTQHFGIQRLALVTGGSMGAQQTYEWAVRYPDMVERAAPIAGTACNTEHDFLFTETLVEAITTDPGFQEGRYQSSADVAAGLKRHAKLWTVMGWSTEFFRGGRHRVLGFESMQAFVDGFMTGYFGPMDPNNLLCMAWKWQRGDISRHTNGDKAAALGRIRARTYVMPIVTDMFFPPSDCQAEQQLIPNSEFRPIASFDGHLALFGTDADAIAQIDLYLNELLSEAAPNLS; via the coding sequence ATGAACAACTACTACACACAAGAAAACCACGGCCCATTTCAGCTGATCGACATCGGACGCCTGGACCTCGAAGAAGGCGGCGTTCTTGAGCACTGCGAGTTGGCCGTGGCCACCCATGGCCAGCTCAACGAGGCCAAGGACAACGCCATCCTGGTGCCCACCTGGTACTCGGGAACCAGCAAGATCATGGAGCAGGTCTACATCGGACCCGGGCGTGCACTGGACTCGACCAAGTACTTCATCATTGTTGTCAACCAGATTGGCAGCGGCCTTTCGGTGTCACCCCACAACACCATCGATGCACAGGCCGGGCCGAATTTTCCCAAGGTGCGCATTGGCGACGACGTGCGCGCCCAGCACCGCCTGTTGACTCAGCACTTCGGCATACAGCGCCTGGCACTGGTCACCGGAGGTTCCATGGGAGCGCAGCAAACCTACGAATGGGCCGTGCGCTACCCCGACATGGTGGAACGTGCCGCCCCCATCGCCGGTACCGCCTGCAACACCGAGCACGACTTCCTCTTCACAGAAACACTGGTCGAGGCCATCACCACCGACCCAGGGTTCCAAGAGGGACGCTATCAGTCGTCAGCCGATGTCGCTGCCGGCCTCAAGCGCCACGCCAAACTGTGGACCGTGATGGGCTGGAGCACCGAGTTCTTTCGAGGTGGACGCCACCGGGTACTGGGCTTCGAGTCCATGCAGGCGTTCGTGGACGGTTTCATGACCGGGTACTTCGGTCCGATGGATCCCAACAACCTGCTGTGCATGGCCTGGAAATGGCAGCGCGGAGACATCAGTCGACACACCAACGGCGACAAGGCAGCGGCCCTCGGGCGTATCCGTGCAAGAACCTATGTCATGCCCATCGTGACCGACATGTTCTTCCCGCCGTCTGACTGCCAAGCTGAGCAACAGTTGATTCCGAACAGCGAATTCAGACCCATCGCCAGTTTTGATGGCCACCTCGCCCTGTTCGGCACAGACGCAGATGCGATCGCCCAGATCGACCTCTATCTGAACGAACTGCTGTCAGAGGCCGCACCCAACCTCTCTTGA
- a CDS encoding MFS transporter, translating to MSASSTSAHAARGPSLREDARTIGLIGLAHGSSHFFHMLLPPLFPFLIAEFGFSYSELGLLLSVFFVVSGVGQALAGFVVDRVGARPVLFFALASFASAGLLAASASGYAGLVAAAALAGLGNAPFHPVDFTILNKRISPERLGHGYAVHGISGNLGWAAAPVFMAGIASASGSWRIACACGGLLALAVLAVMVWNREALDDRQGAAGAHAAAQAAAAVQEHPLAFLRLPSVWLCFSFFFWSTCALSAIQSFAGPSLQNLYGIPLTTTALVVTAYMLCSAAGMVLGGFLVNRVERLELTISVCLLAAAAMLALAGTQWLPGMLALAVVALSGAGVGIAGPSRDMLIKRAAPPGATGRVYGTVYSGLDLGFSLAAPIFGAMLDAGRNSGIFYGAAAALVLSVVSAAFVGVGVAARRRQGLAPA from the coding sequence ATGTCTGCCTCCTCCACTTCTGCCCACGCGGCGCGCGGCCCGTCGCTGCGCGAGGACGCGCGCACCATCGGGCTGATCGGCCTGGCGCACGGCTCGTCGCATTTCTTTCACATGCTGCTGCCGCCGCTGTTCCCGTTCCTGATCGCGGAATTCGGCTTTTCCTACTCCGAGCTGGGCCTGCTGCTGTCGGTGTTCTTCGTCGTCTCCGGCGTCGGCCAGGCGCTGGCCGGCTTCGTCGTCGACCGCGTGGGCGCACGGCCGGTGCTGTTCTTCGCGTTGGCCAGCTTCGCCAGCGCCGGGCTGCTGGCCGCCAGCGCCAGCGGCTATGCCGGCCTGGTGGCGGCGGCCGCCCTGGCCGGGCTGGGCAACGCGCCCTTCCACCCGGTGGACTTCACCATTTTGAACAAGCGCATCTCGCCCGAGCGGCTGGGCCACGGCTATGCCGTGCACGGCATCTCGGGCAACCTGGGCTGGGCGGCGGCGCCGGTCTTCATGGCCGGCATCGCCAGCGCCAGCGGCTCCTGGCGCATCGCCTGCGCCTGCGGCGGACTGCTGGCGCTTGCCGTGCTGGCGGTCATGGTCTGGAACCGCGAGGCGCTGGACGACCGCCAGGGAGCGGCCGGCGCGCACGCCGCGGCGCAGGCAGCGGCCGCAGTGCAGGAGCATCCGCTGGCCTTTTTGCGCCTGCCCTCGGTGTGGCTGTGCTTTTCATTCTTCTTCTGGAGCACCTGCGCGCTGTCGGCCATCCAGAGCTTTGCCGGGCCATCGCTGCAAAACCTCTATGGCATTCCGCTGACCACCACCGCCCTGGTGGTCACGGCGTACATGCTGTGCAGCGCCGCCGGCATGGTGCTGGGCGGTTTCCTGGTCAACCGCGTCGAGCGGCTGGAGCTGACCATCAGCGTGTGCCTGCTGGCCGCCGCCGCCATGCTGGCGCTGGCCGGCACGCAGTGGCTGCCCGGCATGCTGGCGCTGGCAGTGGTGGCACTGTCGGGCGCGGGCGTGGGCATTGCCGGGCCGTCGCGCGACATGCTGATCAAGCGCGCCGCGCCGCCCGGCGCCACCGGGCGCGTCTACGGCACGGTGTACTCGGGGCTGGACCTGGGCTTCAGCCTGGCCGCGCCGATCTTCGGCGCCATGCTGGACGCGGGCAGGAACTCCGGCATCTTCTACGGTGCGGCTGCGGCCCTGGTGCTCAGCGTGGTCTCGGCCGCCTTCGTCGGCGTGGGCGTGGCGGCGCGGCGGCGCCAGGGGCTGGCGCCCGCCTGA
- a CDS encoding TonB-dependent hemoglobin/transferrin/lactoferrin family receptor: MPVSTTIHRPARCRLSFLVALACLHMAAQAQAQPEPSLVAAAALPEVVVSGSRHEQVADELPLSYDVIDARTLSDGQVRNVREALQDLPNTSVKLLPSRFSVTGVTSATGRDGNTGINIRGLGGNRVLLMVDGVRLPRSYAFRTTVFDRESLSLDLLKRVEVVRGPASALYGSDGMAGLVHFITYEPGDFLKGRDGQPDKTLAGRIAAGYSGDNHGRSLAGTVAGQASETLQWMVTASTRRAHELDNRGDVDTPDSRRTRANPQRDRDDAVLGKIVLAPNVGQRHVFTLEHVERKQGIELLSSRAPLPLVGTPAQIAGAITGESSERSMQRDRLGWNARFDLDAPLADQVQTTLAFQKADSRQVGTSVRQALPLRIRDNRYDEKTWQAGVQAGKLLRTGDWAHQLTYGFDHVNSRITNLYDGLNPAPPEVFPLKRFPDTRETSSALYLQDESIAGNWSFTPGLRLDHFSLDVTSQAGFHPPARQPGTSLSGSAVSPKFGVLWRATREWSVFGHYATGFRAPEAGQVNGYFENLAEQVVILPNGDLKPEKSRGVEFGVRGRLQQLRLDASVFSNRYSNLIMDAALIRGTGTAADPRVFQAINLERARISGFEVKGRYDWGQVAGGKLATSFAYGRARGRNLNTDAPLNSIDPAQLALGLQYDSAAWGFALDARHHAAKSAKDIDSSTAVKPPNTQFTIPSATVFDASVQWRVKKDLRLNLAVHNLTNRKYWLWPDVYGLAAASTTNDAWTQPGRSAHVSVVMDF, translated from the coding sequence ATGCCAGTCTCAACAACAATCCACCGCCCGGCGCGCTGCCGCCTGAGTTTCCTCGTCGCCCTGGCCTGCCTGCACATGGCTGCCCAGGCCCAGGCGCAGCCCGAACCTTCGCTGGTTGCCGCAGCCGCCCTGCCCGAAGTGGTGGTCAGCGGCTCGCGCCACGAGCAGGTGGCCGACGAGCTGCCGCTGTCCTACGACGTGATCGACGCACGCACCTTGAGCGACGGCCAGGTGCGCAACGTGCGCGAGGCGCTGCAGGATCTGCCCAACACCTCGGTCAAGCTGCTGCCCTCGCGCTTTTCCGTCACCGGCGTGACCTCGGCCACCGGGCGCGACGGCAACACCGGCATCAACATCCGCGGCCTGGGCGGCAACCGGGTGCTGCTGATGGTCGACGGCGTGCGCCTGCCGCGCAGCTACGCCTTCCGCACCACGGTGTTCGACCGTGAATCGCTGTCGCTGGACCTGCTCAAGCGCGTCGAAGTGGTGCGCGGGCCGGCGTCGGCCCTGTACGGCTCGGACGGCATGGCCGGCCTGGTGCACTTCATCACCTACGAGCCGGGCGACTTTCTGAAGGGCCGGGACGGCCAGCCGGACAAGACTCTCGCCGGGCGCATCGCCGCCGGCTACAGCGGCGACAACCACGGCCGCTCGCTGGCCGGCACCGTGGCCGGCCAGGCCAGCGAGACTCTGCAGTGGATGGTCACCGCCAGCACGCGCCGCGCGCACGAGCTGGACAACCGCGGCGACGTGGACACGCCCGACAGCCGCCGCACGCGAGCCAATCCGCAACGCGACCGCGATGACGCCGTGCTCGGCAAGATCGTGCTGGCGCCGAATGTCGGCCAGCGCCACGTTTTCACCCTGGAGCACGTCGAGCGCAAGCAGGGCATCGAGCTGCTGTCCAGCCGCGCGCCGCTGCCGCTTGTCGGCACGCCGGCGCAGATCGCCGGCGCCATCACCGGCGAATCGTCCGAGCGCAGCATGCAGCGCGACCGCCTGGGCTGGAACGCCCGCTTCGACCTGGACGCGCCTCTAGCCGACCAGGTGCAGACCACGCTGGCCTTTCAGAAGGCGGATTCGCGCCAGGTCGGCACCAGCGTGCGCCAGGCGCTGCCGCTGCGCATCCGCGACAACCGCTATGACGAAAAGACCTGGCAAGCAGGCGTGCAGGCGGGCAAGCTGCTGCGCACGGGCGACTGGGCGCACCAGCTGACCTACGGCTTCGACCATGTCAACAGCCGCATCACCAACCTGTACGACGGCCTGAACCCCGCGCCGCCCGAGGTCTTCCCGCTCAAGCGCTTCCCGGACACGCGCGAGACCAGCAGCGCGCTGTACCTGCAGGACGAATCCATCGCCGGCAACTGGAGCTTCACGCCCGGCCTGCGCCTGGACCACTTTTCGCTGGACGTGACCAGCCAGGCGGGCTTTCATCCGCCGGCCAGGCAGCCGGGCACCTCGCTGTCGGGCTCGGCGGTGAGCCCTAAGTTCGGCGTGCTGTGGCGCGCCACGCGCGAGTGGAGCGTCTTCGGCCACTACGCCACGGGCTTTCGCGCGCCGGAGGCGGGACAGGTCAACGGCTACTTCGAGAACCTGGCCGAGCAGGTCGTCATCCTGCCCAACGGCGACCTGAAGCCCGAAAAAAGCCGCGGCGTCGAGTTCGGCGTGCGCGGGCGGCTGCAGCAGCTGCGCCTGGACGCCTCGGTGTTCAGCAACCGCTACTCCAACCTGATCATGGACGCCGCGCTGATTCGCGGCACCGGCACCGCCGCCGATCCGCGCGTCTTCCAGGCCATCAACCTGGAGCGCGCGCGCATCTCGGGCTTCGAGGTCAAGGGCCGCTATGACTGGGGCCAGGTCGCCGGCGGCAAGCTCGCCACCAGCTTTGCCTACGGCCGCGCGCGCGGCCGCAATCTGAACACCGACGCCCCGCTGAACTCCATCGACCCGGCGCAGCTCGCCCTGGGCCTGCAGTACGACAGCGCCGCCTGGGGCTTCGCGCTGGATGCGCGCCACCACGCGGCCAAGAGCGCGAAGGACATCGACAGCTCCACCGCCGTCAAGCCGCCCAACACGCAGTTCACCATCCCGTCCGCCACCGTGTTCGACGCCTCGGTGCAGTGGCGCGTGAAGAAGGACCTGCGCCTGAACCTGGCCGTGCACAACCTCACCAACCGCAAGTACTGGCTCTGGCCCGACGTCTACGGCCTGGCCGCGGCATCCACGACCAACGACGCCTGGACCCAGCCGGGCCGCAGCGCGCATGTGTCGGTGGTGATGGATTTCTGA
- a CDS encoding nitrite reductase has translation MKPRTLARLTALALSTLALGAMAQHAKEVSKPEVNYQAGSSPLVDVPMYQSTNPKAPKMTQAEFDRARQIYFERCAGCHGVLRKGATGKPLTPDVTLPKGTDYLKVFIAYGSPAGMPNWQTSGDFDEATVDLMARYIQQDPPTPPEWSLQDAKNTWKVIVPPEARPKKKMNSYNLENIFSTTLRDTGEVALIDGDTKEIINIVKTGYAVHISRMSASGRYLFVIGRDAKINMIDLWMEKPDNVAEIRVGLEARSVETSKFKGYQDKLAIAGSYWPPQFTIMNGDTLEPLKIVSTRGMVVGTQEYHPEPRVASILGSHYKPEFIVNVKETGKTLMVDYSNLDAIKMTEIGSAPFLHDGGLDASKRYFMVAANNSNKIAAIDTKDGKLAGLIDVGKIPHPGRGANFTHPKYGPVWATGHLGDETISLIGTDPKKNGQYAFKEVAKLTGPGGGALFVKSHPKSGNLWSDAPLNPDPKISQSVVVFDIKNLDKGYKSLPIAEWAGLANDGGAKRVTQPEYNKAGDEVWFAVWSAKDKQSALVVVDDKTLKLKKVIKDPRLITPTGHFNVYNTQHDVY, from the coding sequence ATGAAACCCCGTACGCTGGCCCGCCTGACGGCACTGGCCCTGTCCACCCTGGCCCTGGGCGCGATGGCCCAGCATGCCAAAGAGGTCTCCAAGCCCGAGGTGAACTACCAGGCAGGGTCTTCGCCGCTGGTGGACGTGCCCATGTACCAGAGCACCAACCCCAAGGCGCCGAAGATGACGCAGGCCGAGTTCGACCGCGCGCGCCAGATCTACTTCGAGCGCTGCGCCGGCTGCCACGGCGTGTTGAGGAAGGGCGCCACCGGCAAGCCGCTCACCCCCGACGTGACGCTGCCCAAGGGCACGGACTACCTCAAGGTCTTCATCGCCTACGGCTCGCCGGCCGGCATGCCCAACTGGCAGACCTCGGGCGACTTCGACGAAGCCACCGTGGACCTGATGGCGCGCTACATCCAGCAAGACCCTCCCACACCGCCGGAGTGGAGCCTGCAGGATGCCAAGAACACCTGGAAGGTGATCGTGCCGCCCGAGGCGCGCCCGAAGAAGAAGATGAACAGCTACAACCTGGAGAACATCTTCTCGACCACGCTGCGCGACACCGGCGAGGTGGCGCTGATCGACGGCGACACCAAGGAGATCATCAACATCGTCAAGACCGGCTACGCGGTGCACATCTCGCGCATGTCGGCCTCGGGGCGCTACCTGTTCGTCATCGGGCGCGACGCCAAGATCAACATGATCGACCTGTGGATGGAAAAGCCCGACAACGTGGCCGAGATCCGCGTGGGCCTGGAGGCGCGCTCGGTGGAGACCTCCAAGTTCAAGGGCTACCAGGACAAGCTGGCGATCGCCGGCTCGTACTGGCCGCCGCAGTTCACCATCATGAACGGCGACACGCTGGAGCCGCTGAAGATCGTCTCCACCCGCGGCATGGTGGTCGGCACGCAGGAGTACCACCCCGAGCCGCGCGTGGCCTCGATCCTGGGCTCGCACTACAAGCCCGAGTTCATCGTCAACGTGAAGGAGACGGGCAAGACGCTGATGGTGGATTACTCCAACCTGGACGCCATCAAGATGACCGAGATCGGCTCGGCGCCCTTTCTGCACGACGGCGGGCTGGATGCGTCCAAGCGCTACTTCATGGTCGCCGCCAACAACAGCAACAAGATCGCCGCCATCGACACCAAGGACGGCAAGCTGGCCGGCCTGATCGATGTGGGCAAGATCCCGCACCCTGGGCGCGGCGCCAACTTCACGCACCCCAAGTACGGCCCGGTGTGGGCGACGGGCCACCTGGGTGACGAGACCATCTCGCTGATCGGCACCGACCCGAAGAAGAACGGCCAGTACGCCTTCAAGGAAGTGGCCAAGCTCACCGGCCCGGGCGGCGGCGCGCTGTTCGTCAAGAGCCATCCGAAGTCCGGCAACCTGTGGTCCGACGCGCCGCTGAATCCCGATCCGAAGATCTCGCAGTCGGTGGTGGTGTTCGACATCAAGAACCTGGACAAGGGCTACAAGAGCCTGCCGATTGCCGAGTGGGCCGGTCTGGCCAACGACGGCGGCGCCAAGCGCGTGACCCAGCCCGAGTACAACAAGGCGGGCGACGAGGTCTGGTTCGCCGTCTGGTCGGCCAAGGACAAGCAAAGCGCCCTGGTGGTGGTCGACGACAAGACGCTGAAGCTGAAGAAGGTGATCAAGGACCCGCGCCTGATCACGCCGACCGGCCACTTCAACGTCTACAACACGCAGCACGACGTGTATTGA
- a CDS encoding DMT family transporter, which produces MPQLSPRQLVVLVLLTLIWGLNWPVMKLGVADIAPLTFRMLSFWLGLPFLALVLLQRGESFVIPRAWWPRVVLLTVVNMVVWHALMILAIPLLSSGRAAILGYTMPIFSAVIGSAIFGDRLAGRGWVGVLAAAIGVLLLLWNEMAALGSSALGVVLMLTSAACWALGTQLLRRLHVPVSLLTLSFWMVALTCIVLTALALAFEHSRWHMPGLPAAAAVLYNGVLALAFAQVAWFFLARTLPPVASTLSVMLIPVIGVFSGALWLGEVLRWQDWTAVALMMLAIASVLWPAPGKKQPNKD; this is translated from the coding sequence ATGCCACAGCTCTCGCCGCGCCAGCTCGTCGTCCTCGTCCTGCTCACCCTGATCTGGGGCCTCAACTGGCCGGTCATGAAGCTGGGCGTGGCCGACATCGCGCCGCTCACCTTCCGCATGCTGTCGTTCTGGCTGGGCCTGCCGTTCCTGGCGCTGGTGCTGCTGCAGCGCGGCGAGAGTTTCGTCATCCCGCGCGCCTGGTGGCCGCGCGTGGTGCTGCTGACGGTGGTGAACATGGTCGTCTGGCACGCGCTGATGATCCTGGCCATTCCGCTGCTGTCCAGCGGGCGCGCTGCCATCCTGGGCTACACCATGCCGATCTTCTCGGCGGTCATCGGCAGCGCGATCTTCGGCGACCGGCTGGCCGGTCGCGGCTGGGTGGGCGTGCTGGCGGCCGCCATCGGCGTGCTGCTGCTGCTGTGGAACGAGATGGCGGCGCTGGGCTCCAGTGCGCTGGGCGTGGTGCTGATGCTGACCTCCGCCGCCTGCTGGGCGCTGGGCACGCAGCTGCTGCGCCGCCTGCACGTGCCGGTGTCGCTGCTGACGCTGTCGTTCTGGATGGTCGCGCTGACCTGCATCGTGCTGACGGCGCTGGCGCTCGCCTTCGAGCACTCGCGCTGGCACATGCCGGGCCTGCCTGCGGCGGCCGCCGTGCTCTACAACGGCGTGCTGGCGCTGGCCTTCGCGCAGGTGGCCTGGTTCTTCCTGGCGCGCACGCTGCCCCCCGTGGCCTCCACGTTGAGCGTCATGCTGATTCCCGTCATCGGCGTGTTCAGCGGCGCGCTGTGGCTGGGCGAGGTGCTGCGCTGGCAGGACTGGACGGCGGTGGCGCTGATGATGCTGGCGATCGCCTCGGTGCTGTGGCCGGCACCTGGAAAAAAACAGCCAAACAAGGACTGA
- the pyrF gene encoding orotidine-5'-phosphate decarboxylase, with protein MTFLDMLHGATARNDSLLCVGLDPQPQRFPEGLRGDAHRIYDFCAAIVDATCDLACAFKPQIAYFAAHGAEGQLERLMQHMRANAPHVPVILDAKRGDIGSTAQQYAREAFERYGADAVTLSPFMGFDSIEPYLEYHGKGAFLLCRTSNPGGDDIQAQRLASVQGQPLLYEHIAAQAQGPWNKNGQLGLVVGATYPEEIARVRQLAPTLPLLIPGVGAQGGDAVATVRAGLTQEGTIAVNSSRAVLYASGDGDWKDAARNAAWATREALNAARR; from the coding sequence ATGACATTTCTCGACATGCTGCACGGCGCCACCGCGCGCAACGACTCGCTCCTGTGCGTGGGGCTGGACCCGCAGCCGCAGCGCTTTCCCGAGGGCCTGCGCGGCGATGCGCACCGCATCTATGACTTCTGCGCCGCCATCGTGGACGCCACCTGCGACCTGGCCTGCGCCTTCAAGCCGCAGATCGCCTACTTCGCCGCGCACGGCGCTGAAGGACAGCTGGAGCGGCTGATGCAGCACATGCGCGCCAACGCTCCGCACGTGCCCGTCATCCTGGACGCCAAGCGCGGCGACATCGGCTCCACCGCCCAGCAATACGCGCGCGAGGCCTTCGAGCGCTACGGCGCCGACGCGGTGACGCTGTCGCCCTTCATGGGTTTTGACTCCATCGAGCCCTACCTGGAATACCACGGCAAGGGCGCCTTCCTGCTGTGCCGCACATCCAACCCCGGCGGCGACGACATCCAGGCGCAGCGCCTGGCGAGCGTGCAGGGCCAGCCACTGCTGTACGAGCACATCGCCGCCCAGGCGCAGGGGCCGTGGAACAAAAACGGCCAGCTGGGCCTGGTGGTGGGCGCGACCTATCCCGAGGAAATCGCCCGCGTGCGCCAGCTTGCGCCGACGCTGCCGCTATTGATCCCCGGCGTGGGTGCGCAGGGCGGCGACGCCGTGGCCACCGTGCGTGCGGGACTGACACAAGAAGGCACCATCGCCGTGAACTCCTCGCGCGCCGTGCTCTATGCCTCGGGCGACGGCGACTGGAAAGATGCCGCGCGCAACGCCGCCTGGGCCACGCGCGAGGCGCTGAACGCCGCGCGGCGCTGA
- a CDS encoding addiction module antidote protein: MTLKLRKWDTVEHLQTEEDMVLYLQACMDEAGDDAAFIAAALGDIARARGMSQLAKDTGLGRESLYKALSGEGNPSFGTILKVMHALGIKLQPQALG, from the coding sequence ATGACCCTCAAACTGCGCAAGTGGGACACCGTAGAGCACCTCCAGACGGAAGAGGACATGGTGCTGTACCTGCAAGCCTGCATGGATGAGGCCGGCGACGATGCCGCGTTCATTGCTGCGGCGCTCGGAGACATCGCTCGGGCGCGCGGCATGAGTCAGCTCGCCAAAGACACGGGTCTGGGACGCGAGAGCCTGTACAAGGCGTTGTCCGGCGAGGGCAATCCCAGTTTCGGCACCATCCTAAAAGTGATGCATGCGCTGGGCATCAAGCTACAACCCCAGGCACTCGGTTGA